GAATGAGGACACAATTATTATTTATCGCTTTCAATGTATCTGGAACATAAAGCCAACAAACTGATACAAATTCAAATtacttgttcttttaaaaaatatgctttattttttagctACCCACTGGACTACTGAGAGGTAAGTATGTCTAGTAGGTCTAACCATAGTCCCTGCCCCAGATATACTCTTCATTCTGGGAATTTCTAAAGGGTAGTGGTTATGTTCCaggcataattcttttttttttttaagttttatttattcaagtaatctctacacccgatgtggggctcgaactcgtgaccccgagaccaagagtgtCATGCTCTTCAgaatgagtcagccaggtgccccggagGCCTAATTCTTAACGAAACAGTGTTTGTTTCTGACTGAAATGCCAAATAACTGTTTactaaaataaagattaaagttTATTTCATTATAGTACAGAGTTGTCTAATGGAGTGAAGCTTTAGTGAACAATATTCGTCccagtttatatttttctaatctaACTCATAGAAATGTATCTCAGACTATTTTATagtaaatcaatttaaaaatccagACTCAGTGTTATCAATCTGACTGCTTGCAGGTGGTATCAATATCaccattgttttaatttatgcTTCATGGATTACTAATGAGGATAGGTATCTCCTCCTATGTAAGCTTTCCCTGTCAGTCAACTGCTGGATACCTTTTGTCCAATTTCTTACTTCAACAGATATAAATTCACTGTTGGTTTTTATTAGGTTCAACCATAAGAAAGTCCTGATGTTCAACTATTTTAGACATACGAAAAAGGGCAATTTCATAATGTTCTATCTAAATGGATGTTGTAAGACCCTTTTCCCTGTCTTTTACCCACTGGTTAACAGTATTCCAGGTATcttgaacaaaaatatttaataatgatacaaagtcattttttcttttttctatttttaaaagattttatttatttgtcagagagagagggagagagagacagaaagtaagcacaagcaggggagcggcaggcagagggagaagcaagctccctgcgtagcaaggagcccgatgcgggactcgatcccaggaccccgggatcatgacctgagccaaaggcagatgcttagctgactgagccacccaggcgtccccaaagtCATTTTTTCTACTTATTGCTACCCATTTGGATTCTAACTTGAGAAATTCTTCCCTACTCTAAGCCCacaaagatattttcataattttcttccactatttttacagatatatttcttattttcaggtctataatccatttagaatttatacaagggggaaaaagggactcatttttctccatatattGGGTCTACTTACTCAGTGCTTTTTACTGAACTATCTTTTCCTGCTGATTGATAACCCTCTATCATGCATCACATTTACATGGTAACTTGGAATGTGATCAAGGGTCTTATGTCtgcattctttttcctctgttcactgacctttttatatattttgttattaatacTATATTAAAAAGTTACTGTAGCTTCCTAAAATGTTTAGTATCAAATAGGGTGAGATTCCTCCCCTTTATTATcctgttttataaaattatcttaGCTATTTGTGGGCCTTCAGTTTTCTGCCTAAATGCAGAATCAGTTTGTGAAGGTCCAACCAAAATCCCCCTGGGATTTTGTATAACATTATGTTgactttataaataaatctgaGGAAAATAGGTATCAGTATAATcttaaaatatggtatatctttccattttttcatttgtatttagaatctttttaattttttttaaagattttatttatttatttgacagagacacagtaagagaaaacacaagcaaggggagtgggagagggagaagcaggcttccccctgagcagggagcccgatgcagggctcgatcccaggacctcgggatcatgacctgagccggaggcagacgtttaatgactgagccacccaggcgcccctagaatctgtttttttaaaattgaggtgtaattgacatactaGTTTTAGGTGCAGAACATAATAATTTGATGTTtctgtatattgcaaaatgatcatagTAAGTCTagtttacaaattttttttatgatCAGAACTCTAAAAatctactctcctagcaactttcaagtgtAAATATAGTATTATTCACCATacttaccatgctgtacattaagtccccaagacttatttattttataattggagaTTTATACTTTTGATTCCTTTCACCCATTCAGAAACCCTAATAGAGATTTAAGACCTCTATCAAGGTCTTATGAGATATATTCCTAGATAGTAATATAgtgattcattttctttgcttttgtaaatGATCGATTTCTTGTTACACTTTCTAAGTCCTTACTGGTGGTACGGAGAAAAGctactgattcttttttttttttagagattttatttatttatttggcagagagagagacacagcgagagagggaacacaagcaggggagtgggaaagggagaagcaggcttcccaccaggcagggagcccgatgcggggctcgatcccaggactctgggatcatgaccagagcccaaggcagacgcttaacaactgagccacccaggcgattctttttaagaaagagagaatgcaagcggggaggagcagagggagagggagacagagaatgttaagcagcttcacacccagtgtggggcctgacacagggcttgatctcatgaccctgagatcatgacctgagccaaaatcaagagtcagatgcttaactgactgagccacccacgtgccccaagctCTTGATTTCTGAGTACTGATTTGGATCCAGCATTTTCACAACTCTCTTCTTATAACAGTTTGCTGATTTCCTAAGGTGGTCTATGCTAATGACCATACAACTCTGAAATAATCACAATTTGGTATCTTCTAACCctaattctgtatttctttttctggtggCGTTGGTCACCTCTCTGTAACACAATATAATTAATAACAGATATCCTTTGTCTAGCTCAGAACCTTGAAGAGCATGTGTCTCCATTAAGTATGGcttttttcctcattaaattTTCCATTACAGATTAGATTCTCACTGTGTTTTGTTGGATAGCGTTTCTCTAGTAAAAGATTGGCCCCTTCTGGTTTGCTGAGAATTTCCatcattaaaatgaattattttggcACCTAAATTTCATAATATGTTACTGTAAAAAGCtgaagaatacatttttatttgttttgaattaaaatgaagaaacagatgaaaacagTAATGGAGGCTAAAGAGAGAGCTCCTTTTGGAGGCTAATCTTATGAAATTTAAGACTGTCCAAGTAATTACAAGATTAATGAAGTGACTTTTATTTCccaaaacaaagataaatggaaacaaattatTCTTCCTTAGTCTCTCTCCTTAACTAGGTTTAATTATTATAATGGGTCATTTTTGCTTATCTGTTATGCTCCAATATAGTGGAGTGGATAATCAACAGATGCAGTAAGATTTTCGAAAAAAATTTCTTATATAGGCCTTTAGAGTGCCATTTGAGATATTCTCTGTCCTTGAGTTTCCTGTCACAAATGAAGGGAAGTAAAAGTGACCTTCACATTCTAGATGGTTTTATGGAGGGTGAAGTTACTGTAACTATCTGAGAAACTTAATTCAAGCCTAAGTGAAACAAAATGCTAATCTCCACAGAATGTAGTAAACGTTTTTGTTCAGTGAGTGCGTCAATCCTGAAATGATctgatttggtttttttttggctGCTTGGAGTTTATTTTCCACTTGGTGCAAGGCACACGGTTCCAGGGTGTGAGGAAGGCTTTCATGTGGCTTGGAGAGTAAAGCGTGGGATCCTCTCAACTTCCTTTTGGGTGTTTTGCTATTTTGATATAAAAGAACCCAACTGTTTCTGCTTGCGGCAGCCTGCCTAGTctatggggaagggagggaatgggaggggaggggctctgACGAGCCTAGCGCTTCCTGAAGCCTGGTGGTGGCCACTCAGGATGGCGGCCCTGTGTTGGCTTTGCCAGGCTGGCCACCAGGCTGCTTCCTCATGGCTTCCAGAGCCAAGTCGCAGGTGATCGTGCCGGGGGAGGCCTGGGGAGATTCCGAGCGTTCTGGAGACTCCAACACTGTAGCCATGAACGGGAGAGTGGACTTCCTGAAGAAGAAGCTTGCCCACCAGTGACCCGGGTCGGCCTTGGGGAGACCCGGGTGGTGAGGGATGGCTTCCCCAGCATACTCCGCACTTCCGCAGGAGCTGTTACTGGAAGTGGAGCCCAGGCGGCGCCGGTAATAGTCGTGGGTGGCCATGAGCGAGCCGCTGGAGGGGATGGCTGCCATGCTGTCGCTTTCGGGCTGGTGGAAACCTGTGCACGCAGGGGTTGGGGTGCCCCTCCGGTCACCCGCCGCCGCTCGCGAAGTgatctgatttgtttttaaattatactgtTAGAAGTTCACTTAAGCTGCATAAAATTCACTACAACAAGGAATTAAATCCCTTTGCATTCAGGTTTTGTACTCACTAAAACACTGCATGTGATATATATTCTGTGTATGACACTTggttagaaaaatgaaatgacatttttcttaataattacaAAATCAACAGAAGAACCCTCACACGACGCTTTCTGTTTAGCTCTCTTTCTGGACTGTTTCCCTCTTCCTGTAGCAACTGAGGATGTCTGTAATCCTGTCTCCAcagggaagcaggaaagaatctGAATTCTCATGACATGTTGTACTTATACCAGGCTTTGATGTACTGATGGAAAAAGGGTTCTGTGTACAGGAATACAGGGGAACTTAAATATGAAAGCAGTCTGACTTTTTAGAAGTTGTGGTCCTAGGTTGTGTtagaagataattaaaaaaaaccccacccacaattttttttttttaaagatgttttattttttattagaaagagagagagagtacaagcaggctcagcagggagcctgatgtggggctcgatcctatgtCGGatcggaatcatgacctgggcggaaggcagccgcttaaccgactgagccacccaggcgccccacccacaattgtttttaaattaaattttaaatctgcTTTTAAATATAAGCAGAAAGATGTATGATTAGAAGATTGTCCTTCAAGTAGAGAAAACTAAGTTGTCCTGAAACATTAGCTAAGGATGAGCCCATCAATACAAATACTGCCTCAAAACAAACTACAGAAACATGGTGGCATTCAGTCTGACCAGGGTAACTCTGGAGTCAAGTatactttgctttttcaacataaTGCTTTAGGCCACAGCTGGGAATCCAGCAAAACACCTGCCTCAGACCCCATCAGAACAGGGGACTCCATCTGCCACAGCTCCACTTTTCCTGGAATCTTAACAGTATGAGATGGGAAGACAGTTCAGGGCTAAAACTGGAACCTTCTGAGGGCTTTCTTCTAACCTTGTCACTTGGCCAAACCACCCTGTTCCTTGTTTCCTTGTCCATGTTCAGTGGAGCAGGGTGGGTTGGGGAGGTAGAGTTTGATAGGAAAGGGACATTATTCCAGTTTTGtcttaggaaataaaattttcaagctGTTGACGCATCATTTCCTGTCTAAAAGTCAATTATGAACTCTGTTCATGTGTTTATAActaattaacaagagaaagggcTCATGGGAAAAGGATGGGGCTACTGTTTATTATAAATGTTGGAGAAATCCCATGGATTCTTCATTTTCCTAACACAGTGCCTGTAATTCTCAAATCATTCTGAAGAAACCaaatctcttaatttctctttagtgAAAACCTTCTCCAAAGTCTCTCAGGATAGAAGGCCTACCTCCTATAAGACTGCTTTAAAGCTCTTCTTAACTCAACTAGTCCAAAGAACTTCCAATGTCATGTTGAAGACTAAGTGCTACTCAGTGGAAACATCTAACTTCTGACATTTTGTTGGGTCTACTTATAGttgttattactttttaaataaacagactTTAGGTTTACAGATAAACAGAGCAGATAGTACAGAACGTCCTCATACATCTGTCccccttctgcctccctttccccCCCGCTGTCtctcctattattaacatttgttATCACGAATTAACCAGTACTAATGAAAGTCTGTAGTTTGCATTAGGGTTAACACTTTATGTTGGATAGTTCTTTGGGttctgacaaatgcataatgtcatgtttccaccattacagtatcgtGCAGAAGAGTTTTATGACCATAAAAATCCCTTGTGCTCCATTTAttcaccttcctccctcctgaACCCCTGGCACCAcgggtctttttattttctgtagtttcATCTTTTCTAGAATGTCCTACAGCTGAAATTGTACAATATATAGTCTTTttagattggtttctttcacttagtagtatGCCCTTtaggttcctccatgtctctgtgtggcttaatagctcatttctttttattgttattttttgtttcttgagtttttccttctttatctcttccactggaatgaatttagaaatgcacattatttgctgatctttcttcttttttgcttttatttactatttaccCTTTTCAGATTTATGACATATTTTACCTCAAGTTTTCACCTAAGTTTTATTCCTGGCAGCTCAGGAGCAAGTCTAAAGGAGCTACCAATTTATTAACCTGTACTCATGAAGAAAGAGCAGAAGAGCTTTCATGGCCAAGCAAAAGAGACATAGGGTATGACTCTAGTGGGTCAGGATCTGGTTGCCTCAACATTAGCTAAAAAACACCCATGGTGTCATAGCACTGGATGAAAGCAAGAGAGCTGGGAATACAGATGGTCAGTGTCATCTtggcattatttaaaaattatcaacaagggtgcctgggtggctcagttggttaagcgactgccttcggctcaggtcatgatcccggagtcccgggatcgagtcctgcatcgggctccccgctcagcggggagtctgcttctccctctgaccctctcccctctcatgctctctctctatctcattctgtctctcaaataaataaaaaatctttaaaaaaaaataaaaaaataaaaattatcaacaaGATTAAAAACAGAGCTGAGATAGCAAGAAGATCACCATACGTGCCAAGAGATTTCATTGCTCTTGGCACAAGCACTTTTTAAGATGTGTCAAACATAAAGGTTGTTCTTTCCAGGGAAGAGCTGAAGGAAACCCTTAcctcatattttcctttcttctctagaGGCTCTGATTCTTCAGGCTTCCGGTCTCTGTCCCCTCTGAGCTCTTCCAGGATGAGAACTGTCTCCCAATTACTGTAATGACGGGCTGGGAAAATGTCTGAATGCATGCTGTCACCAAAGTAAACGACCTGTAAGTCCGATAGCAAATTCTATTTGAGACATGAGAACTGTGAAAGAAAGTGGTGTTCACTtcatgaagcagaaaaaaattcctCAAACCGTATTAGAATAGGACGAAAGTTACATAAATATCTTAAACTTCCTTGAATACCTCACAGGTGACTGTCAACTTGCCCCCTTTGGTTTGTGGGGCACCAGGTTTGCTGTAAGAATTGACACAGTGCGTTTGCAGGCAGAAGAAAGGCAGAGGCTAACTGACTTTATTCAGTTTTCTGAAGAAGTCCGAGTCTGTATGTTTACAGTTAAGGCTGCCTTTAGAATTGAAGAACCGGTGGAGAAGTAGAGATGACTTGTTACAATGGGATATATTTGCAGGAGTACACATCACAACTGCTTTTCGAAGAGTTTCTGGGACCTACCCAGACTGGCTGAAACAATCTCTGACGGGGGTTGCGGGGGAGGTTGGGCAAGTGGACTCTGGGAGGCTCCCCAGGTATTCTGAGGCAAAGCCCCATAGATCTAATCCATACCCCTCAATTTACATTTACCTGAGAAAATGATAAGCGACTATGAACTAGAAGCTCCAAGTCAGGATGCTCTATTAAACCCCTCCAGAATTCCCAGGGGCTATGACAATGTGGGAGTCGACGGAGAAGGCGTCGGTTACCCACTGATCTCTCTGGTAAACACTGTTTAGAAGAAGGTGTCCTGCTATAAAAAATGCACCAATGGCCAACATCAACAATGTGACCAGGATATCAAAAGCAAGCATGTCTTTAGGCTAGTCTGTGGTGTAATTTCAATTAATGTCTGTTTTACGTATAAAATTTGTTTGATGAACTGTTATCAGGATACTCTTCCTCAGGTATCCCACACACTAATCCAGTGTATCCCCTGGGACTGTGGCTCCCTGCTTGGAATCTTTGCTCTTCTCTGTTACAGATAAAGGTCCAGTCTAGATCACAGAGAGAAGGCTTATTTAAGCAGAAGAGTTTGTAAAAGACCGGCAGATAGGCAGAGGTAAATGATTTCCCCATACCTACCTAAGCTGAATGCATTTAGAAATTATGCTTTTAATTTATAATGGTTCATGTCTGCAAGTGGGCATCAACAACCCCACCTCAGTCAGAAAATACCTTGGGGTCATTTTTGCCAGTCATTTTCTTCAGAAGTTCATAAAGGTGGACAGCGTTCCCTTGAGAGTACCAGCCAGGTTTATCAAGAGATGGCAGTGCTTCCTGCTCCTCATCATTTTCTGAAAATAGAGTGTGACAATCATATACCTTTTAACCAAGCGAGAACACCCATTTGGGCAGACCACACCACACACGGCTGCGGGATATGTACAAGATGGAACCGTGTGGGGACAGGCGCTAGCATTCAGTGAGCACCTATGTTATTACAGGTCCTTTGTGAGATCTCAATCCACAGATCtatcatttttcatatatatagggtttttcaaatgatctttttagagcagttttaggttagCAGCAAAACTGAGAGGTCCAGAGATTTCCACTATACCCCCCTCTGCACATGCATGGCCTCCCCCATTATTGGTGATaataatgtgtcaatgtaggttcatcaactgaAACAAATGTACTACTCTGTGGGGAGGATGTTACTAAGAGGGGAGGTATAtattatttcatcctcacaacaaacctctTATTTGAGGAAAAGGCAGCTCAGGGAAGTTACTTTGCTCAAGATCTCAAAGCTGGTAAGTAATTTATTATTAACCAAACTCCACAGTTTACCTTAGGACTTCAAAGTGGGGCTAGAAGACCAGAGGGTAAGACAGAACCATAAACCATCTCGAAATTTGGATTCCTGGACCTGGATATGGCTCATGGATACAACTATAAACAAATACAACTATAGCAAAAGAGACATTTTTATCTGGTATCCTCCCATAATGCTCAAATGCAGTGCTGTTTACTCCCCTCCCTTATATTAAGAATAGGTCAgcaatggatttaaaaaaaaaaaaaaggtagacttTAGAATGCATTTTGAACttcattttataaagtttattgTTTTTACAATCTCCCTCAGATTGATAAAACAGCGCTATACGATGAAAAATGCAAACCAGTATTTTCATACAAGTCAATTATGTTATGgctttaatttaaaacattcttttttttttggactggGTAGAATGCATTAATTTAAGAAATCAtcctatgaaaatatatattcagaaaaaatttTTGTACCTAAGTTCTGTAAGATGTCCAAATTAGAAGATGTCAAATCTTCTAACTTAATGATTAATGGATGTTTGGATTATAaccatgaaggagaaaaaaactcaTACACCAAAGTTCACACTTGTTCCTGTAACATACACATTTCCCCCAAACTGACTGAATAAAATTAGGAAACAGATAAGGGTTGGACAGAGAGATGGAAGAGCAATCAATTAAAGCAATTCGTaaatcaaactttttattttcctattgtaAGAGCATATGgacaagaaaagtaaaaacacaaaatggtaaaattttagtAAAACAGTTCCAAAATAACTATGGGGAAATGATACAGTTAAAGCTATGGCTAACAATCTTAAACAAAGGTAAGTTCTGTAACTTAGATAAGAAAATCTTGCCATAGAGAACAAGAATTTTATTAAGAAGAGTTgtttgcgggcacctgggtggctcagttggttaagcgactgccttcggctcaggtcatgatcctggagtcccaggatcgagtcccgcatcaggctccctgctcagcaaggagcctgcttctccctctaaccctcccccttctcatgtactctctctctctctcattctcactctctcgaaaaaaataaataaataaatcttaaagaaaaaaaaaaaaaagagttgtgtgCACCTGTGCCCGACCACTGACCTCAGCCCACAGCTGCCTGAACGTGGCTTACGTGGCAGCTCACACCTGTGCCCCCAACTCCCAATATGCTTGGTGTTACTATCTTAATGTTTAAGCAGTATGCATTCGTGTGATTTTTTCTGACTCGGTAATACACTTACATTTATCAAAAGTCCCATTTTTGAACTCTCTCTGCTATGCACTGACCTGTTCTACAGAAAGGTACCCACTCTTTTATGcagataaagcaaatatatactcttttcctctcccttttaaaaacacatttactgaggtataactgataaACTGATAAACTGCACATATTGCCAACATACAGTGTGATGagttttggcatatgtatataccTGTTAGGAGCTGAACTGCGTTCCCCTCAAATTCATACATGGAAGCCCTAACTCCTGGTATCTCAGAATAATTCAGATTGTGGCTGTATTTGAAGACAGGGCCTTTGAAGAGGTGCTCAAGTTAAAATGCGACCATTAGGGTgggcctaatccaatatgactggggGTCCACATAAGAACTGATTAAGACACATAATTAGGTGATTAGGACACAGAAGAAAGACCCTGTGATGACAATCGGGAGAAGATGCGTATCTACAAGCGAAGAAGAGAGGCCccagaagaaaccaatcctgctgacaccttgatctcagacttctagcctccagaagtaagagaaaatatatttctagtgTTTAAGCCCTCCGTCTGTGGTTTATTGCTACAACGGCAGTCTTGGCAATTAATATTATACCCATGAACCCTcccatttaaatgcaaatattggCACACTTTTCtgcaatgtgattttttttaaacttctctagAT
Above is a window of Zalophus californianus isolate mZalCal1 chromosome 7, mZalCal1.pri.v2, whole genome shotgun sequence DNA encoding:
- the LOC113926732 gene encoding pancreatic progenitor cell differentiation and proliferation factor-like, whose translation is MAAIPSSGSLMATHDYYRRRLGSTSSNSSCGSAEYAGEAIPHHPGLPKADPGHWWASFFFRKSTLPFMATVLESPERSESPQASPGTITCDLALEAMRKQPGGQPGKANTGPPS